The genomic window TATTTAGATAGGCTAATACAATATTATCCACAGCTGTTGAATAAACCATTCCTTCTGGGATGGCATTCAAAACGATAACATTTGCAGTGCCTAAGAAGTTTTTCAGCAACGTCATTCCGAAAACATTAGAAGCATCTGCTAACACCGTAGTATCGCCTAAGTAAGTAGCTACATCCATCGGATTTACAAATGATACAAATTGCTCACCGTCAAATTCTTCGAAAGTAGAAAGTTTTCCCCAAGACTGAGCCAAGGCTTTCTGTAATCCTACTGCAGTGATTTTTGTAGGAGCAGTTCCTAAGAAAGTGACGAACTTATCTTTAATTCCTCCTTGGATTTTTCGCAACAGTTTATTGTCAGCTTGATCAATTGCAAGAGAAGCTCCATAACGTGCAATTGCCTCTGCAGATACAGCACGACGCCATTTATTAAATGCTACTTGATAATCCTTGAGTTTCTTACGTGTTACTTTAGATAGCGGAATATCTTCTCCTTCACCGACTTCTCCACTCTTCAGCTTTGTGTCCCAGCCGTACATTTGGATTTTCATATCCTGAGATAATTCAATTTTTCGAGTAACGCCGAGCAAGGTAAGTAACTCTTTAATTCCCGCCTCAAATCGGTTGACAAAATCAATCGATTTGATTTCTCCTAGATCATCCAATTTTGTCAGATCTGTTTCAGCTGCAAACATTTGCAAGTTCATTTTCATAAAATTCTTTTTTGAAATATTTTTCATTGTTTTTCCTCCTAAAATAGATTTCGATTTTCAGCAATTAATTTTTGACGTTCTGAGCTGTCTTTTACAGCCATAATTTCCGCTTTAGTCATTCCTGAGCTAGATGAAGCAATTCTTGGAGTTGACTGTTTTAACCGCTCGTCGACTTTTTTCTCTACAGCTGCATCAAATGTTTTCTTTACAGCTGCAATATTTGTTTTAATTTGTTCCGCGTCGTCGGTCAGTACCATATCGCAAAAATCTACAGGAACACCACTTTTTTCAAGCTGAGTGATTGTTTCAATTCGAAGTTCTCCTAATCGTAAAGCAGCCTCTCTTTTTTCAATGTCTGCTAATCGACTTTTCTCTTCTTCTTTTTCGCGCTCATCTTTTGAAAGTTTTGCCAATCTTGCCGCCTCATTCTTAGCAGTTTCGATTCGTTGCTCTTGATCCTTTTCCCACTTTGCCTTTTCGGCAGACATCATTTTTGCTACATCATCACGAGAAAATGTTTTACCCGTATTTTCATTTTTATCCTGCTCATTATTCTCCGTTTTAGAATCTTTAGTAGATTGTGATTCCTGTGAGCTAGTCGACTGTCCCTCACTTCCGGTATCTGCTGAAAAGAACTGTAAATGCATTGGTAAAAATAATTTTCGTTTCATGTTTGACCTCCGTTTTACGTCCATTAGACGATACTCGTTTAACGCCCGGCGGCTAGACAGCTTTTTCTTTAGCGTCTTTAGCAGTAAAAAGACAATATAAAAAGCACTGACTGAGGCCAATGCTGATTTATTCTAATACTGGTAAAATTGCACTGCGGCAATTTGGATGCATAGGTGGGGCATTTAACCCTGGCTCATAATCGTCTAACAAGAAAACCTTTTTGTTAAACTCTTTGCAAATTTCACTGGTTCGACTATCAATGTGTGCTGAAAACTGGTAACTTGTAAGCCCCATTTCTTTATATCGTTTTGCAGCTGTGCTATTAGCCACCTGAGTAGCTTCTGTACGCGCTAACGTCTCAGCTTGAACTCTTAACACGTTGAACTTCTTTCTTAGTTCTCTGGCAATCTCAATGGGACTTAGCCCTTTCATGAAAGCATCGATCATAAGTTTTCTTATTTCATCAGTAAGCCGATCTGTATTTCCCCAAATCAATGATGAGAAATTATTTCCATTCCAATTCGTGTTTAAAATGGTTTTGATTGCCTCGGCGTCTAAGGTGCTAGGTGAGTTACCATAAACGATTTTTTTGTAAACATACTTGACTACATTTTTTAGATACTCCCAAAACGACTGCTGTAATCTACCGTTCATCAAAAGCAGCTGATATTCTACACTAGCCAACAGTGCTTCGAGTCTTGTCGCTTGAGCTCCAGAGTATTGTTCATTGAGCCTGTCGAGGGCTTGCTGATTGTTTTCAAGCGATTCTCTATATCTGTTAGCATTTTGAACATAGTCGCTTAAATCTTCTTTCCTGAGCTTCTTCATAGCATCTGCAAGCGACATATTATTATCTTTTGCATACTGTTGATAAAAGGAGAAAATTTCTTTCTGGATCTCTTTAGCGTATTGGCTGTATATATCCTGCAATTGATAAAAAAAGTCCATATCTGTTTGATCTAGATGCGAAAAGATATTATCTAAGCGATCTGACCAATATTTTGAATTACTCTTCACCATTTACATCACTTCTTCGCTTGAGTTGGTTGCGAGTAGTTTCATCACTTTCCGATTCTAACCGCTTTTTCTCATCCTCCACATCTACACCAGTGAACTGTTTCAAAAGTTCAAGGCTTGTTTCATCACTGATCAAACCATACACATTTTTCACATTAGTAATTAGCTCATTGATATTCTGAGGTATGTTTGGCATGAAAATGATATTTGTTTCATTGATTTGATCATAACCAGCTGCTTCGTTTCCTTTGATTTTCCACAGATTAACTACGAGCCTCAGCCTTCTCATTAACCCTTTAGCAAACAACCTCTCTTGAATCATACGCCGATTATCACTTGCTATCAGCTTGTACTTCATTGATTCACCAGATTGAATACCAGAAAAATTATCATCATTTGAATCGATGGTAAATGTAAAACGAAGAATATCGGAAACAAGTCGTTTCTTGTACTCTTCAGCACCTTCCGCATCGTATTCCTTTTTTAGATAAAAGGCATCTGGATCTGATCCTTCTGGGTTGGGGTTATCGTCTAAAATCATTACTCTCGCTTTTTTGAAAGCTCTAACCACTCCAAGCCTTGAATTTCTATTTACGTTACCATCTTCGTCAAACGTCTCCTCGTCAGTCCCTGTGAAGGGGTTTCCTTTTATAACTAGCATTGCATCAATTGTGTCCTGTTGAAAATTTGCTAGTTCGGATTGAGAGAGATCATAAGCGTCAATCGAATCTAAAACAGCTTCATAGGCCCCTGTTCTATCTTCGTTGTTTGCATATTCATTAATTTGAACACCGTGCAGGT from Enterococcus sp. 9E7_DIV0242 includes these protein-coding regions:
- a CDS encoding DUF4355 domain-containing protein, translated to MKRKLFLPMHLQFFSADTGSEGQSTSSQESQSTKDSKTENNEQDKNENTGKTFSRDDVAKMMSAEKAKWEKDQEQRIETAKNEAARLAKLSKDEREKEEEKSRLADIEKREAALRLGELRIETITQLEKSGVPVDFCDMVLTDDAEQIKTNIAAVKKTFDAAVEKKVDERLKQSTPRIASSSSGMTKAEIMAVKDSSERQKLIAENRNLF
- a CDS encoding phage capsid protein encodes the protein MKNISKKNFMKMNLQMFAAETDLTKLDDLGEIKSIDFVNRFEAGIKELLTLLGVTRKIELSQDMKIQMYGWDTKLKSGEVGEGEDIPLSKVTRKKLKDYQVAFNKWRRAVSAEAIARYGASLAIDQADNKLLRKIQGGIKDKFVTFLGTAPTKITAVGLQKALAQSWGKLSTFEEFDGEQFVSFVNPMDVATYLGDTTVLADASNVFGMTLLKNFLGTANVIVLNAIPEGMVYSTAVDNIVLAYLNMNTSDLGDIFADFVDETGLISATRGRTLRNATFESLFMNALVLFPEIPEGVVEATIEVAEVPAPSGD
- a CDS encoding phage portal protein; its protein translation is MDSKFLKGSRFNPHSNDIFRMSAEDFETIDFQSEVFIKRLEHFINRHKKDQLPRLRELKRYYLSDNNINYRPSKTDEEAADNRISSDFARYITTFEQGYMLGKPIEYKNKNENVMMKIREFQQENNEAYHNNLIKTDLSIYGRAYELIYTDEENKAISVRLTKLDPEQTFIIYDDTIKNNSLMGVRYYDIPYEEHKVKRVYEVYTSDAIHRYSNDPNRPDLGVTYREDEQEENHLHGVQINEYANNEDRTGAYEAVLDSIDAYDLSQSELANFQQDTIDAMLVIKGNPFTGTDEETFDEDGNVNRNSRLGVVRAFKKARVMILDDNPNPEGSDPDAFYLKKEYDAEGAEEYKKRLVSDILRFTFTIDSNDDNFSGIQSGESMKYKLIASDNRRMIQERLFAKGLMRRLRLVVNLWKIKGNEAAGYDQINETNIIFMPNIPQNINELITNVKNVYGLISDETSLELLKQFTGVDVEDEKKRLESESDETTRNQLKRRSDVNGEE
- a CDS encoding minor capsid protein; the encoded protein is MVKSNSKYWSDRLDNIFSHLDQTDMDFFYQLQDIYSQYAKEIQKEIFSFYQQYAKDNNMSLADAMKKLRKEDLSDYVQNANRYRESLENNQQALDRLNEQYSGAQATRLEALLASVEYQLLLMNGRLQQSFWEYLKNVVKYVYKKIVYGNSPSTLDAEAIKTILNTNWNGNNFSSLIWGNTDRLTDEIRKLMIDAFMKGLSPIEIARELRKKFNVLRVQAETLARTEATQVANSTAAKRYKEMGLTSYQFSAHIDSRTSEICKEFNKKVFLLDDYEPGLNAPPMHPNCRSAILPVLE